In the Aromatoleum bremense genome, one interval contains:
- the efp gene encoding elongation factor P: MKTAQELRSGNVIMVGADPLVVQKAEYNKSGRNSAVVKMKLKNLLTGAPSESVYKADDKFEVVQLDKKEVTYSYFADPMYVFMDADYEQYEVEAENMTDALKYLEDGLQCEVVFYNGKAISVDLPNSVVREVIYTEPAVKGDTSGKVMKPAKIASGFELPVPAFVEIGDKIEIDTRTDEYKNRVK; this comes from the coding sequence ATGAAAACCGCACAGGAACTTCGCTCCGGCAACGTCATCATGGTGGGTGCCGACCCGCTCGTGGTGCAGAAAGCCGAATACAACAAGTCCGGCCGCAACTCCGCGGTCGTGAAGATGAAACTCAAGAACCTCCTGACCGGCGCGCCTTCGGAGTCGGTGTACAAGGCCGACGACAAGTTCGAAGTCGTCCAGCTCGACAAGAAGGAAGTCACGTACTCGTACTTCGCCGATCCGATGTACGTGTTCATGGACGCCGACTACGAGCAGTACGAAGTCGAAGCCGAGAACATGACCGACGCGCTGAAGTACCTCGAAGACGGGCTGCAGTGTGAAGTCGTGTTCTACAACGGCAAGGCGATTTCGGTCGACCTGCCGAATTCGGTGGTCCGCGAAGTGATCTACACCGAACCCGCCGTCAAGGGCGATACTTCCGGCAAGGTCATGAAACCGGCGAAGATCGCCAGCGGCTTTGAATTGCCGGTGCCGGCGTTCGTCGAGATCGGCGACAAGATCGAAATCGATACCCGTACCGACGAGTACAAGAACCGCGTCAAGTAA
- a CDS encoding 16S rRNA pseudouridine(516) synthase encodes MHIERILHSQGFGSRKVCRALIRAGRVTISGQVQDNPFADFPAEDLVFTVDRETCRFRDKAYLMLHKPSGYECSRQPQFHASVFALLPEPLVNRGVQAIGRLDQDTTGLLLLSDDGQFIHVWSAGRKRVPKIYEVVVRHPVSETMTQALLAGVQLHDDPEPVAAAACERTGERSLKLTITEGKYHQVKRMVAAAGNRVESLHRSGIGGLMLPDDLAPGQWRWLDDGDFARLTDFDTTAD; translated from the coding sequence ATGCATATCGAACGAATTCTCCACTCCCAGGGCTTCGGCAGCCGCAAGGTTTGCCGCGCCCTGATCCGCGCCGGCCGCGTGACGATTTCCGGCCAGGTCCAGGACAACCCCTTTGCCGATTTTCCGGCCGAAGACCTGGTCTTCACGGTCGATCGCGAGACCTGCCGGTTTCGCGACAAGGCCTACCTGATGCTGCACAAACCCTCCGGTTACGAGTGCTCGCGCCAGCCGCAGTTCCATGCTTCGGTGTTCGCGCTATTGCCGGAACCGCTGGTGAACCGTGGCGTCCAGGCGATCGGCAGGCTGGACCAGGACACCACCGGCCTGCTGCTGCTGTCCGACGACGGACAGTTCATCCACGTCTGGAGCGCCGGCAGGAAACGCGTGCCGAAAATCTATGAAGTCGTCGTGCGTCACCCCGTCAGCGAGACGATGACCCAGGCGCTGCTCGCCGGCGTGCAGCTTCACGACGACCCCGAGCCGGTCGCAGCGGCGGCTTGCGAACGAACGGGGGAGCGGAGTCTAAAGCTGACGATCACCGAAGGCAAGTACCACCAAGTCAAGCGCATGGTCGCTGCCGCCGGCAATCGCGTCGAGTCGCTGCACCGCAGCGGCATCGGCGGCCTGATGCTGCCCGACGACCTCGCCCCCGGCCAGTGGCGCTGGCTGGACGACGGCGATTTCGCCCGGTTGACCGATTTCGATACCACTGCAGACTGA
- a CDS encoding SRPBCC family protein, with amino-acid sequence MNFEHVVVVNDPADPLLTELNREEVWFGLLCRAEDARPFLPGLEACTIVERSTNELVRELRFGSALVRDRVTLMPMESICFESERTASHPGGSLTIAIEEPAEGVLVLRFRYLTTLPEEAGSPDRAYAEYVKAAYHQSDLDTVRVIRMIAESGRIQ; translated from the coding sequence GTGAACTTTGAACATGTGGTGGTGGTGAATGACCCCGCCGACCCCCTGCTCACCGAGCTGAATCGCGAAGAAGTGTGGTTCGGGCTGCTGTGCCGGGCCGAGGATGCGCGGCCGTTCCTGCCCGGCCTCGAGGCGTGCACGATTGTCGAGCGGAGCACGAACGAGCTCGTGCGGGAACTGCGGTTCGGCAGCGCGCTGGTTCGCGACCGGGTCACGCTGATGCCCATGGAATCAATCTGCTTCGAGTCCGAGCGCACTGCGAGCCATCCGGGAGGCAGCCTGACGATCGCGATCGAGGAGCCGGCCGAGGGCGTCCTCGTGCTGCGTTTCCGCTACCTGACGACCTTGCCCGAAGAGGCGGGAAGTCCGGACCGGGCCTACGCCGAATATGTCAAGGCCGCCTATCATCAATCGGACCTCGACACCGTTCGCGTGATCCGCATGATTGCCGAGTCAGGGCGCATCCAGTAA
- the earP gene encoding elongation factor P maturation arginine rhamnosyltransferase EarP — protein MNVCADNRLFDWDIFCRVVDNFGDIGVCWRLAKGLAGDHGLAVRLWIDDLDAFSRLCPGTSTVGGRILAGGVEIRRWDPDFPSVEPAAAVIEAFGCELPESYLAAMAARPSPPPWVNLEYLSAESWVGDYHRMASPHPRLPLVKHFFFPGFSPRTGGLLRERGLLDARDRFQAQSAAQETLLRSLGVAAPRPGTRLISLFAYEQPALAALLARWADGDEPVLLLVPEGPVVGDVMRFFGEHEAAAGACRQRGALTAAILPFVDQERYDRLLWACDVNFVRGEDSFVRAQWAGRPFVWHIYRQEQDAHRVKLEAFLDRYTATMERPAAAAIRQFWRAWNGWGGIASAWRPFEAALPAIGTHNRSWAHALASAPDLASSLVQFSRNAVK, from the coding sequence ATGAACGTTTGCGCTGATAACCGCCTTTTCGACTGGGACATCTTCTGTCGGGTTGTGGATAACTTCGGGGATATCGGTGTCTGCTGGCGCCTGGCCAAAGGGCTTGCGGGCGATCATGGGCTCGCGGTCCGCCTGTGGATCGATGACCTGGATGCATTCTCGCGGCTGTGCCCGGGGACTTCGACGGTCGGCGGGCGAATCCTCGCCGGGGGCGTCGAAATTCGTCGCTGGGATCCCGACTTTCCGTCCGTCGAGCCGGCGGCCGCGGTCATCGAGGCGTTCGGCTGCGAGCTGCCGGAAAGTTATCTGGCGGCGATGGCCGCGCGCCCGTCGCCGCCGCCGTGGGTCAATCTCGAATACCTGTCGGCCGAAAGCTGGGTCGGCGATTACCACCGCATGGCGTCACCGCATCCCCGCCTGCCGCTGGTAAAGCATTTCTTCTTTCCGGGTTTTTCGCCGCGCACCGGAGGGCTGTTGCGCGAACGCGGCCTGCTCGACGCACGCGACCGTTTCCAGGCACAGTCGGCGGCGCAGGAGACCCTGCTACGCTCGCTGGGGGTCGCGGCGCCGCGACCGGGGACGCGCCTGATATCGCTGTTCGCCTACGAGCAACCCGCCCTGGCAGCGCTGCTCGCGCGCTGGGCGGACGGCGACGAGCCGGTACTGCTGCTCGTGCCCGAAGGGCCCGTCGTCGGCGACGTGATGCGTTTTTTCGGCGAACACGAGGCGGCAGCCGGTGCGTGCCGTCAAAGAGGCGCGCTGACTGCGGCCATCCTGCCCTTCGTCGACCAGGAGCGTTACGACCGCCTGCTGTGGGCGTGCGACGTCAATTTCGTCCGCGGCGAAGACTCGTTCGTCCGCGCGCAGTGGGCCGGCCGACCGTTTGTTTGGCACATTTACCGGCAGGAGCAGGACGCCCACCGGGTCAAGCTCGAGGCTTTTCTCGACCGCTACACGGCGACGATGGAACGCCCCGCGGCAGCGGCAATCAGGCAGTTCTGGCGCGCGTGGAACGGATGGGGCGGTATCGCCTCGGCGTGGCGCCCGTTCGAGGCCGCGTTACCTGCGATCGGCACCCATAACCGGTCTTGGGCACATGCGCTCGCGAGCGCGCCGGATCTGGCTTCGTCGCTGGTGCAATTTTCGCGGAACGCAGTAAAATGA
- a CDS encoding recombination-associated protein RdgC — protein sequence MWFKNLQVYRLPVGWDISAETLEDQLARKRFVPCGSQDQETRGWVSPTGDEFLLHRVGGQWLIALGLEQKLLPSSVVKQEAEERAEDIAARQGYKLGRKQMKDLREQVMQELLPRAFTRRRKVFAWIDPIGGWLGIDAPSQARAEDVLEALRQSLDALPLGLLRTERSPTSAMADWLAGGEAPAGFTIDQDCELRSVSEDKAAVRYVRHPLEGDEVRGHLAAGKLPTRLALTFDDRVSFVLSEKLEIKRVDFLDVVKEKLDEQGADDARALFDGGFALMTGEFGRLLPALIEALGGELNAGATGVELRPAA from the coding sequence ATGTGGTTCAAGAACCTGCAGGTTTATCGCCTTCCCGTCGGCTGGGACATCAGCGCCGAGACGCTCGAGGACCAGCTCGCCCGCAAGCGTTTCGTGCCGTGCGGCAGCCAGGACCAGGAAACCCGTGGCTGGGTGTCGCCGACCGGTGACGAATTCCTGCTGCACCGCGTCGGCGGGCAGTGGCTGATCGCGCTCGGCCTGGAGCAGAAGCTGCTGCCGTCGTCGGTGGTCAAGCAGGAGGCCGAAGAGCGCGCCGAGGACATCGCCGCGCGCCAGGGCTACAAGCTCGGTCGCAAGCAGATGAAGGACCTGCGCGAACAGGTAATGCAGGAACTGCTGCCGCGGGCCTTCACGCGGCGCCGCAAGGTCTTCGCGTGGATCGACCCTATTGGGGGGTGGCTCGGCATCGATGCGCCGAGCCAGGCCCGCGCGGAGGACGTGCTGGAGGCATTGCGCCAGTCTCTCGATGCACTCCCGCTCGGTTTGCTGCGCACCGAGCGCTCGCCGACCAGCGCGATGGCCGACTGGCTCGCCGGCGGCGAAGCGCCGGCCGGGTTCACGATCGACCAGGATTGCGAGCTGCGCTCGGTCAGCGAGGACAAGGCGGCGGTGCGCTACGTCCGTCACCCGCTCGAAGGTGATGAAGTTCGCGGCCACCTCGCGGCCGGCAAGCTGCCGACCCGCCTCGCGCTGACGTTCGACGATCGCGTCAGCTTCGTGCTGAGCGAGAAGCTCGAGATCAAGCGCGTCGATTTCCTCGACGTCGTCAAGGAAAAGCTCGACGAGCAGGGGGCAGACGACGCGCGCGCGCTGTTCGACGGCGGTTTCGCGCTGATGACTGGAGAATTCGGCCGATTGCTGCCGGCACTCATCGAAGCACTGGGCGGCGAACTGAACGCCGGGGCGACCGGCGTCGAACTGCGACCGGCGGCGTGA
- the uvrA gene encoding excinuclease ABC subunit UvrA produces the protein MSDPIRIFGARQNNLKNLSLDIALNEITVVTGVSGSGKSSLVFDTLYAEGQRRYVETFSPYARQFLDRMDRPQVDRIEGVPPAIAIDQTNPVKSSRSTVGTMTELADHFKLLYARAARLYCRRCGAPVRRDDPDSILAALVERCAADDPRLVLTFAVPVPANFSEDEVTNLLSQQGYTRIHAREHGNGGTGGDMLHVVQDRFRLSNAGRGRVIEAVETAMDHGHGRVAVRAQGDEGETVWRFSSGLHCADCDIPYADPSPGLFSFNSPVGACDTCRGFGRVIGVDFSLAIPDESKTLAEGAVKPWQTASYRECQEDMAKMAKKYGVAMDIPFRDLPPEHRRWVLEGDPEWKSWDASWPRKWYGVRHFFDWLESKAYKMHIRVLLSRYRSYTECPACNGARLKPEALLWRLGDGNPADSRRPGLAIHELMALPVSCVRDFIARIELPAGLDEATGLLLGEIRSRLDYLANVGLAYLTLDRQSRTLSGGEVQRINLTTALGTSLVNTLFVLDEPSIGLHPRDIDRILAVMTRLRDAGNTLVVVEHDPQLMRAADRLLDIGPGPGERGGEIVGYASPAGIAADPASLTGAYLAGRKRVDAGRRLRPVSPGDTMLRLVGAREHNLRGIDVDFPLGRLVCVSGVSGSGKSSLIQDVLYPALAKHFGQGSDAAGAFGRLEGVESLAGVVMVDQSAIGKSARSNPVSYVGAWDAIRALFAALPEAQSRGYTPGTFSFNAGTGRCPTCNGSGFEHVEMQFLSDVYLRCPDCDGKRYRPEVLELAWRGKSVADVLALTVSEALAFFADQPAVQAALAPLADVGLDYLRLGQPVPTLSGGEAQRLKLAGHLADSAKLAGRRSIGKAARGKAQAPGRLLFLFDEPTTGLHFDDVATLLRAFEKLLDAGHALIVIEHNLDVLRAADWIIDLGPEGGEGGGALVIAGRPAAVMACAASHTGRALRAYDAEFAAEAAGSASPANGLVAAEPAARYRPAAAPAIGIRHAREHNLKNVSLSIPRDRFTVITGLSGSGKSTLAFDIVFGEGQRRYLESLNAYARQFVQPAARPDVDALSGIPPTVAIEQRVSRGGRKSTVGTLTEIQPFLRLLYVKLGTQYCPQCDVPVSPQSFDAIAAQLLRDYRGTSVELLAPLVTNRKGLYTAIAKWARGKGYAQLRVDGEYLPTAKWPRLDRYVEHTIELPVGMVVVAPEHEAALRAQLADALEHGKGVVKVLELGRLGASPVTFSTLRACPCCGDSFPEPDPRLFSYNAKHGWCPACYGTGLALSGRIEDPDALDLGDLGEQEHADGAVCAVCDGARLNPVARAVRFRERGIHELSAQPVAALAAFFDGLRLAGREIDIARDLVAEIRGRLDFLQQVGLAYLALDRGAPTLSGGEAQRIRLAAQLGSNLRGVCYILDEPTIGLHPRDNRMLLDTLERLRDRGNTLLVVEHDEETIRRADHVIDLGPGAGVRGGRVVAEGRLADLIAAPESATGAFLRAPLQHPLRPRRPLDDAHAAIRVVGANLHNLRDVSAAVPLARLTVVTGVSGSGKSTLARDVIHASLRKLLGDPDAARARRRGQAQPQRSDVEPVGCRAIEGWQAIGRVLEVDQTPIGKTPRSCPATYVGFWDAIRKLFADTFEARTRGWSASRFSFNTGAGRCPVCEGQGQTTVEMSFLPDVKLPCDACGGARFNPETLMVRWRDRTVADVLAMPIDEAVGFFAAHPSIAHPLALLQDVGLGYLTLGQSSPTLSGGEAQRIKLVTELAKVRGRAGDSTPMSAATAGRPLPAEKHTLYVLDEPTVGLHMADVDKLIRVLQRLADAGHTVLAIEHDLDIMAEADWLIDLGPEGGDGGGEIVAQGPVDAVCECSASHTAVILKEFLAARSAAPAGTPATPSPPARPERRQLPPS, from the coding sequence ATGTCCGACCCCATCCGCATCTTCGGTGCGCGCCAGAACAACCTCAAGAACCTGTCGCTCGATATCGCGCTGAACGAGATCACGGTCGTCACCGGCGTTTCCGGCTCGGGCAAGTCGTCGCTGGTGTTTGACACGCTGTATGCGGAAGGCCAGCGGCGCTACGTCGAGACGTTCTCGCCGTACGCGCGCCAGTTTCTCGATCGTATGGACCGCCCGCAGGTCGATCGCATCGAAGGCGTGCCGCCGGCGATCGCGATCGACCAGACCAACCCGGTGAAGAGCTCGCGCTCGACGGTCGGCACGATGACCGAGCTCGCCGACCACTTCAAGCTGCTCTACGCGCGCGCCGCGCGGCTGTATTGCCGGCGCTGCGGCGCGCCGGTGCGGCGTGACGATCCGGACAGCATCCTTGCAGCGCTCGTCGAGCGCTGCGCCGCGGACGACCCGCGCCTGGTGCTGACGTTCGCGGTGCCGGTGCCGGCGAATTTCAGCGAGGACGAGGTCACGAACCTGCTCAGTCAGCAGGGCTACACACGCATCCACGCGCGCGAGCATGGCAATGGGGGCACGGGCGGTGACATGCTGCACGTCGTGCAGGACCGCTTCCGCCTGTCGAACGCCGGGCGCGGCCGTGTCATCGAGGCCGTCGAAACGGCGATGGACCACGGCCACGGCCGGGTCGCGGTGCGCGCGCAAGGTGATGAGGGTGAAACGGTATGGCGCTTCAGCAGCGGTCTCCACTGCGCCGACTGCGACATCCCATACGCCGACCCCAGCCCCGGCCTGTTCTCGTTCAATTCGCCGGTCGGCGCATGCGACACTTGCCGCGGCTTCGGCCGCGTCATCGGCGTGGATTTCTCGCTGGCGATTCCCGACGAATCGAAAACCCTCGCTGAAGGCGCGGTGAAACCCTGGCAGACGGCGAGCTACCGCGAATGCCAGGAAGACATGGCGAAGATGGCGAAGAAATACGGCGTGGCGATGGACATCCCGTTCCGCGACCTGCCGCCCGAGCACCGCCGCTGGGTGCTCGAAGGCGATCCGGAGTGGAAGAGCTGGGACGCGTCCTGGCCGCGCAAGTGGTACGGCGTGCGTCACTTCTTCGACTGGCTCGAGAGCAAGGCGTACAAGATGCACATCCGCGTGCTGCTGTCGCGCTACCGCAGCTACACGGAGTGCCCGGCCTGCAACGGCGCGAGGCTGAAGCCGGAAGCGCTGCTGTGGCGATTGGGTGACGGAAACCCCGCGGATTCGCGCCGCCCCGGCCTCGCGATCCACGAACTGATGGCGCTTCCCGTCAGCTGCGTGCGCGATTTCATCGCCCGAATCGAACTGCCGGCCGGCCTCGACGAGGCGACCGGACTGCTGCTCGGCGAAATCAGGAGCCGCCTCGACTACCTCGCCAACGTCGGGCTGGCGTATCTGACGCTCGACCGCCAGTCGCGCACGCTGTCCGGCGGCGAAGTGCAGCGCATCAACCTGACCACCGCGCTCGGCACCTCGCTCGTCAATACGCTGTTCGTCCTCGACGAGCCGTCGATCGGCCTGCATCCGCGCGACATCGACCGCATCCTCGCGGTGATGACGCGGCTGCGCGACGCCGGCAACACGCTCGTCGTCGTCGAGCACGACCCGCAGCTGATGCGCGCTGCCGACCGCCTGCTCGACATCGGCCCCGGTCCCGGCGAGCGCGGCGGCGAGATCGTCGGCTACGCGTCGCCGGCGGGGATCGCCGCCGACCCGGCGTCGCTGACCGGCGCCTATCTCGCCGGTCGCAAGCGCGTCGATGCCGGGCGACGGTTGCGGCCGGTTTCGCCGGGCGACACGATGCTGCGGCTCGTCGGTGCGCGCGAGCACAACCTGCGCGGCATCGACGTCGATTTTCCGCTCGGCCGCCTGGTGTGCGTCAGCGGCGTGTCCGGTTCGGGCAAGTCGAGCCTGATCCAGGACGTGCTGTACCCGGCGCTGGCGAAGCATTTCGGCCAGGGCAGCGACGCGGCCGGCGCGTTCGGGCGCCTCGAAGGGGTCGAATCGCTGGCCGGCGTCGTGATGGTCGACCAGTCGGCGATCGGCAAGAGCGCGCGCTCGAATCCGGTCAGCTATGTCGGTGCGTGGGACGCGATCCGTGCGCTGTTCGCCGCGCTGCCCGAGGCGCAGAGCCGCGGCTACACGCCCGGCACGTTCAGCTTCAACGCCGGCACCGGGCGCTGCCCGACCTGCAACGGCTCGGGTTTCGAACATGTCGAGATGCAGTTCCTGTCCGATGTCTATCTGCGCTGCCCCGACTGCGACGGCAAACGCTACCGGCCCGAAGTGCTCGAGCTCGCGTGGCGCGGCAAGTCGGTCGCCGACGTGCTCGCGCTGACGGTGTCGGAGGCGCTGGCGTTCTTTGCCGACCAGCCGGCGGTGCAGGCCGCGCTCGCGCCGCTCGCCGACGTCGGCCTCGACTACCTGCGCCTTGGCCAGCCGGTGCCGACGCTATCGGGAGGCGAGGCGCAGCGCCTGAAGCTTGCCGGCCATCTCGCCGATTCGGCGAAACTCGCCGGCCGCCGATCGATCGGGAAAGCTGCGCGCGGTAAGGCGCAGGCGCCCGGCCGGCTGCTGTTCCTGTTCGACGAGCCGACCACCGGGCTGCATTTCGACGACGTCGCGACGCTGCTGCGGGCGTTCGAAAAGCTCCTCGACGCGGGCCATGCGCTGATTGTCATCGAGCACAACCTCGACGTGCTGCGCGCCGCCGACTGGATCATCGATCTCGGCCCGGAAGGTGGCGAGGGCGGCGGCGCACTCGTCATTGCCGGGCGGCCGGCTGCCGTCATGGCTTGCGCCGCATCGCATACCGGCCGCGCGTTGCGCGCGTATGACGCGGAATTCGCGGCGGAGGCGGCCGGCAGCGCGTCACCCGCGAATGGCCTCGTGGCCGCCGAACCCGCCGCGCGTTACCGCCCGGCCGCCGCGCCGGCGATCGGGATCCGCCATGCGCGCGAGCACAACCTGAAGAACGTCAGCCTGTCGATCCCGCGCGACCGCTTCACCGTGATCACCGGCCTGTCCGGCTCGGGCAAATCGACGCTCGCGTTCGACATCGTGTTCGGCGAAGGCCAGCGCCGCTATCTCGAGTCGCTGAACGCCTACGCGCGGCAGTTCGTCCAGCCGGCGGCGCGGCCCGATGTCGATGCGCTGTCCGGCATCCCGCCGACCGTCGCGATCGAGCAGCGCGTGAGCCGCGGTGGGCGCAAGAGCACCGTCGGCACGCTTACCGAGATCCAGCCTTTCCTGCGCCTCTTGTACGTCAAGCTCGGCACGCAGTACTGCCCGCAGTGCGACGTGCCGGTGTCGCCGCAGAGCTTCGACGCGATCGCGGCGCAGCTCCTGCGCGACTACCGCGGCACCTCCGTCGAACTGCTGGCGCCGCTGGTGACAAACCGCAAGGGGCTGTACACGGCGATCGCGAAATGGGCGAGGGGCAAAGGCTACGCGCAGCTGCGCGTCGATGGCGAGTACTTGCCGACCGCCAAATGGCCGCGCCTCGATCGCTACGTCGAGCACACGATCGAGCTGCCGGTCGGCATGGTCGTCGTCGCGCCGGAGCACGAGGCGGCGCTGCGCGCGCAGCTCGCCGATGCGCTCGAACATGGCAAGGGCGTCGTCAAGGTGCTCGAGCTCGGCAGGCTCGGCGCGAGTCCGGTCACGTTCTCGACGCTGCGCGCCTGCCCGTGCTGCGGCGACAGCTTCCCGGAACCGGATCCGCGGCTGTTCTCGTACAACGCCAAACACGGCTGGTGCCCGGCGTGCTACGGCACCGGCCTCGCGCTGTCCGGTCGCATCGAGGACCCGGACGCGCTGGACCTCGGCGATCTCGGCGAACAGGAGCATGCGGACGGCGCGGTGTGCGCGGTGTGCGACGGCGCGAGGCTCAATCCGGTCGCCCGCGCGGTGCGTTTCCGCGAGCGCGGCATCCACGAACTGTCGGCGCAGCCGGTCGCAGCGCTCGCCGCGTTCTTCGACGGCCTGCGGCTCGCCGGGCGCGAGATCGACATCGCGCGCGACCTCGTTGCCGAGATCCGCGGCCGGCTCGACTTCCTGCAGCAGGTCGGGCTCGCCTACCTCGCGCTCGACCGCGGCGCGCCGACGCTGTCGGGCGGCGAGGCGCAGCGCATCCGGCTCGCCGCGCAGCTCGGCTCGAACCTGCGCGGCGTGTGCTACATCCTCGACGAACCGACGATCGGGCTGCATCCGCGCGACAACCGCATGCTGCTCGACACCCTCGAGCGCCTCCGCGACCGTGGCAACACATTGCTCGTCGTCGAGCACGACGAGGAGACGATCCGCCGCGCCGACCATGTCATCGACCTCGGTCCCGGCGCGGGCGTGCGCGGCGGCCGCGTCGTCGCCGAAGGCCGCCTCGCGGACCTGATCGCCGCGCCCGAATCGGCGACCGGCGCCTTCCTGCGGGCGCCGCTGCAGCATCCGCTGCGCCCGCGCCGGCCGCTCGACGACGCGCATGCGGCGATCCGCGTCGTCGGCGCGAACCTGCACAACCTGCGCGACGTGTCGGCAGCCGTGCCGCTGGCGCGCCTGACGGTCGTCACCGGCGTGTCCGGCTCAGGCAAATCGACGCTCGCGCGCGACGTGATCCACGCCAGCCTGCGCAAGCTGCTCGGTGACCCCGACGCGGCGCGCGCCCGGCGCCGCGGCCAGGCGCAGCCGCAGCGCAGCGATGTCGAGCCGGTCGGCTGCCGCGCGATCGAAGGCTGGCAGGCGATCGGCCGCGTGCTCGAAGTCGACCAGACGCCGATCGGCAAGACGCCGCGCTCGTGCCCGGCGACCTACGTCGGGTTCTGGGACGCGATCCGCAAGCTCTTCGCCGACACGTTCGAAGCGCGCACGCGCGGCTGGAGCGCGTCGCGCTTCTCGTTCAACACCGGCGCCGGGCGCTGCCCGGTGTGCGAAGGGCAAGGCCAGACGACGGTCGAGATGAGCTTCCTGCCGGACGTCAAGCTGCCGTGCGACGCGTGCGGCGGCGCACGCTTCAACCCCGAGACGCTGATGGTGCGCTGGCGCGACAGGACGGTCGCCGACGTGCTTGCGATGCCGATCGACGAAGCGGTCGGGTTCTTCGCCGCGCATCCGTCGATCGCGCACCCGCTCGCGCTGCTGCAGGACGTCGGCCTGGGCTACCTGACGCTCGGCCAGTCGAGCCCGACGCTGTCCGGCGGCGAAGCGCAGCGCATCAAGCTGGTCACCGAACTGGCGAAAGTGCGTGGCCGCGCCGGCGACAGCACCCCAATGAGTGCGGCGACCGCCGGACGGCCGCTGCCGGCCGAAAAGCACACGCTGTACGTCCTCGACGAGCCGACCGTGGGCCTGCACATGGCGGACGTCGACAAGCTGATCCGGGTGCTGCAGCGGCTCGCCGACGCCGGCCACACGGTGCTGGCGATCGAGCACGATCTGGACATCATGGCCGAAGCGGATTGGCTGATCGACCTTGGGCCCGAAGGCGGAGACGGCGGCGGCGAAATCGTCGCGCAGGGCCCGGTCGATGCCGTGTGCGAGTGTTCCGCTTCGCACACGGCGGTGATCCTGAAAGAGTTCCTCGCCGCGCGCAGCGCGGCGCCCGCGGGTACACCCGCCACGCCGTCGCCGCCGGCGCGGCCGGAACGACGCCAGCTTCCGCCTAGTTGA